tGGCATGGTCATGCAAATGTTTGCATGTGCTGGTGTGTACCtatctgtgtgagtgtgtgtctgAGTTTTCACTGATGGAATTTCCATCCTAGTCACTTTCCTCCATTTTCTCAGCCCCCACCAGAATTAAAACACAGCATCGACGGCctgtgctccctccctccctaaggTGGGAACTCCATTCACTCCTGCCCTCACTCCCTCAGGACAGACCCCAAAACCCGAGAGGGTAGTTGAAGGGTAAGAACATTCCATGCAGCACAGCTGAGGCCTCACCAGCAGCAAAAGCGGATTTGAAACCACGTCCCTAGCCCTCACAGGGCTGCACATGTGACCTGAGGGGAAACGCACAAACCATGGCCATGTAATCAGGGCCAGGACCCACACATCACCAAGGCCGTGGGGAACAGTCCAGAAACTCAGTTTCCCTCCAGAAAAGAGTGCTGACTGTGGAGGGGTGTGGCGGCTCCTCCACTCCTCACCCCTCAGATCCTTGGGAGGTTCCAAGAGCAGTGAATGTGCTTCTGGGACATATCCCCCACAGAGACGCAAGCAGTGTGTCTCTCAGAACCCCTAGCTCACCGAGTCCTGTTCTCTTGGAAGGGACTATTGGGGTGATAGGTTGGTGCATCACACAACCTGGGAGACGAGGCTATGGCGCCTGAAAATCTGCAGTGTTgtttggtggtttttgttttgttttgtttttgggggttggggccatacccattggtgctcaggggtcactcctagcaatgctttAGGAgaccctaaagcaggggtctcagactcgcggcccacgggccgtttgtggccctccgtacaacattttgtggccctgccctagaggaatctttgttttgttttgctttagttgtttgggtcacacaccccaatgttcaaggcttactactgactttgcacccaaggatcaccccgactttgcctcctgtggcccccaggtaaattgagtttgagacccctgccctaaaggataccagggatctaacccaagttggccacgtgcaacgcaaacaccctctccactgtgctgtcattctgaCAGTTTCTAATTGCGGAACAAAAAATTGTAGCCAGAATCTCagccaggggcaggagagaaagcacagcgatagggcatttgccttgcttgcagccaatcaaagatgaacggtggtttgaatcctggcatcccatatggtcccccaagcctgccaggagcaatttctgagtgcagagccaggagtaaacctgagcgccaccgggtatgaccaccccccccaaaaaaaaaaaacaaccagaatCTCAGCCAGTGCCACCAGCATCAGGCCAGACCAGGCAAGAAGGAGCCAAAGCTACTTCTCAGGGCCAAGATTGGGGACCTTGGAGCGAGGCCCCCAGGCCCAAGGGGGACCGTGTCCAGAGCAGAAGCTGCAAAGGAGCAAGAGATGTCTCCAGCATGTGACAAATGGTATGTGTTCTGCTGCTGTGGGGAAATCACCACCATACACTGGCCCCCAGCCCTGCCCTGGGCCAAATGGAGGTCATGAAACAGTACCTGTGAGCTTACGGGAGGTTCCCCTCTAAGGAGCCGACTCCAACCCCAGTGCTCACCTTGATGGGGGGCTTACGTGTGATGTGGGACACCAGGAAGTTCATGGCAATGTCCTCGCAATTGATGTATTCGTCCACCATGTCACGGATGGCTTGTGGCATCACGTAGGAATACAAGTAGGCATAATACTGTGGGCACAGAGATGGGCTCAGGTGAGGGCCGGGTAGGCTGGCAGCATGGCCTTCCACACAGGGTCACAAACCCATTTCCCAGGGCACCGCAGGACACAGTCCCTGACAGGGAGCGTCAGCCCTCATTGGAGGTCTTGCTATGGGGTCCAGTGCTAtgcttctgactcatttcaccccTGGTCTACTTGGTCTTTTGCCTGGTTCCCTGCGTTGACCTTTCAGACCTCCCTCAGCACAAAGAGCCACATTCTCAGCCAACCACCACCACTACCCTCAAAGAGGGCGAGTTCAAGGACTCAGGGTTTATGTAAGCCCtgtctggcagtactcagggctgactcctggctctgtgcccagggctcactcctggtgaggctcaggggacctgtcGGGTGAcagggatagaaccagagtcAAGAGGgagtcctgagctcagagacaggaatgaGCCCAAAGCACCACTGATCATGGCCCCTAAAATCAGGGAGCCAGAAGCCTCTCACAATTGGGGAGACAGTGGAAAAGTGTGGCCTTGCCCAGCCACACTGAGGGGTCTGGAGGCTCAGAGTCTTTGGGAGTGAGAGGAACTGGGAGAAGGTATAGGCAGTAGCACCAGAAGTGAGAGATTTTCCATGACTTGAGGAGCGACCTTCTGGCCAACAAGAGGGTCTCCTACTCCCGACACAGACCCAGGTGGGCGAGAACCTATGCCCTGAGCTGGGAACACAGCGGAGAAGCCTTGGCAGGGGAAAGTCAGGACAGCAAAGGATCCAGCACCACTGAGAACCCACGATTAGGGCCCAGATAGTGTCATCCAAGCTGCGCCCACACCATGGGGTTGGGCAACCCTGGACTCCACACCCAGAAGAGCTTCTGGAAGCCACATTTCCCCAGAGCAGATAAAGGACAAATATGGAGACATCTGCAGCCACCAGAGATGTAGGgctagacaaacacacacacacatgcaccagATACCCCAGCCTCCCCTCCAACCCTTGGGCCAGCCCAGCCAGACCCCCACCTTGTGGAAGAAGGCGGCGCCTGTCAGCACCATGGACAGCTCGCAGGAGTAGTTGGAGTTGTAGAGCCAGGACTGGTGAGGCAGGTCCCAGGCATGGTAGCGGCCAGGGAAGCCCACGATGCGGTCCCGAGCTTCTCGCCATACCCTGTGGACAAGCACAGAAAGTAGCCTGAGCTCGGGGCCTTCTCAAGTGAGCGAGAGAGCACCTGACCTGGAGTCGAGTTTTGGGACACTTTTCAAGTACCCTCTGGGACAGGAAACAGCAGTGTCCAGGGCTGACTCCTGCTgtacactcagggattgctcctggtggtgctcaggaaaccacatgggattgAACCCGAATCAGCTGCATGCTCAACACACAAGTGCTCTGGCTAACCACCTCCGGGCCCTATGTGCTCCCAGATTCTGGCTTTCAGCCTTTCAGCCCCACCATCTACCCCCAGGTCTCCCAGGCCCCAGAGTTTCCGCTGCAACCCTAAGCCCCAAGACTCTGgagacccccaccccaccctgcctgctGACCGGAAGCCGAACATGATCTCATCATGCCGCAGGTGGGCATCATCATCGATGGACAGGATGGCTTCAGTCTCAACCTCATTCCATGGCAGGAAGCGGTTGTTGAGGCTGTTCTTCTCGGTGCGGACCACCTGTGGAAGAAGGCGCAATCAGCGTGGAGGAGAGTTGGGGCCCAGGATCGGCCTGTCCATGGAAACAACTAGACTAGGGTTTTAGACTGGTACTGGGACCATCCCAGGGTACTAAACTGGCACCAGGACCACCTCTTAGGATTCCTGAACATGATACTGAGACCACCTCTGCGGGTTACAGACACTGGGCCTACTCCTAAGATTCCAGAACCTGGCATCAGAACCTCCTGGGATTGCAAAAACATGGCACTGGCCCTTCTATTCATCCTAGCCTAGTCAGGAGTCAGGACATGCAGCAGTTAAGTGAATGAACCCAAGGAACAGAGACAGGCCGAGTCGACCAGAGAAAACTGGTGACGGGCGGAGGTgggtagtacagtggggaaggtgtttgccttgcaggtggtggACTAGGActcaatcccctgcatctcatagggtctcctaagcaccgccagaagtgattcctgagcatcactggacggGACCCATCCCTCCcccacaaacaaagaaaaaaatgactttttaaaagagCTTCAAGATGATGCAGAGACCAGCATTCTTAGAAGTCGCGCCTATGAGGCTGACCTGCCAGCCTCTCTCTCCATCTCAGGGACAAAGAAGGGTCCACAGGAAAAGAAATCTATCCTCGAGCCCCATCTCGGTTCCCCTATTCACTCGTCTGAGATCCTCTTTTATCCCAAAGAGAGAAGCTGATTAATTTAGCAAAGATTACAAAAGGCCAGAGAATCCCAAGTCTGTGGATCATTCCACAGCTTTGTCATCCTGGTGCCTCCCTGGCCATGTAAACACTTCCCACTGAGATTAGAGCAATGTCACAGCACTTATGACCTGCACACAGCACTGGGCCCTGCAGGGCATATAACTCCTCCCAGTATCAGGAAAGAAAGATCCCTGAACAGAGCAAGGGAGAGCTAGGCCAGGCgtggctcaaaatcaaacaaaattaaaaattaacgaggggccggagaggtagcacagcggtaggacattcgccttgcacgcaactgacatggacatgggtttgatccctggcgtcccgtatggtcccccaagcctggagtgatttctgagtgcggagccaggtataacaacccatgagcactgccagatgtggccccaaaacaaaaataaaataaattaatgggagcctgagcaatagcacacaggtaggatgcttgccttgcacacaaccaacttgggttcaatccttggcatctcatagggtcccccgagcctgtcaggaatgatttctgagcacagagccaggagtaatcccttagtgtcgccaggtgtggcataaaaaacaaaaagaaaaatccacacaccacacacatacacacatgcccaTGGCAAACGATGGCTCTAGGCAGGGCTGGGCTGGCGCCTTACCACAATGGGCACCCCGATATCAGGCCAGAGCAGGTCCTCGGAGGGTAACTTGGGCGAGTTCCAGACCACCACCACCTTGTTGAGGTAGGGAAGGCCGTTGAGGCGCTCGAGCGAGTTCATGAGCACCTCCTCCCGCTCGAATGTCAGCATCACCACGGTGAACTGCTCCCGAGGCTCGTTGCCACCCAGAGCCGCCTGGAATTCCTTGCCAGAGCCTCCTGCCCCACCGCCGATGGGCCGAAAGCCAGTACCCGAGCCCAAGAACTTGGCCTCGGATGGCAACACCGGGTCGAAGGGCGTGTAGGGGAAGAGGTGGAAGGGGCCGGGCGCCACGTTCCAGCTGCGGTAGATGGCAGCCGCAGTAAGCGTGAAGTTCCGCAGGTAGCGAGGCGAGGCGTATAGGGCGGCTCCGTCTCCGCGGGGCCCAGGTCCAGGTCCCCGTTGTCGGCCAGATTGGGGTCGGTGCCCGCCGCCTTGCCCGAGCGGTGTGGGATGGCAGCGGCCGGCTCCTCACGGATGGGTGCGGCAGGGATCTGGAGGCGCGTGCGGAGGGCAGCCAGCACAGTGCTGACCACACTGTGCGCTGTGGCAAAGTAGGTTTCCCAGAAGAAGCGGCCTTGGCGCCGCATGGCGAGTAGGTCGCCATCTGACAGGCTGCGTAGCAAGAAGTGTAGCTCGGCCACGCGGGGCTTGGGCAGCAGCAGGGCGGCCTCGCTCCACTGCAGCACATCGTGGTAGGGCAGCTGCGTCTGCTCGCCCAGCACCACGGGCACAGCCCCAGCCTCCAACGCCTCGAAGAGCCGTGTAAGCACCGCCCGCCGAGCTCAGCAGCCGCGGGTCGCCTGGCGCGATGAGAAGGGCGAAGGTTGAGCGGCGGAGCAGGGCCAGGCGGTCCTGACGTGTCCCACAGAGCGCCCACTCGGTGGGCAGGCTGGGCCTTGGCGGGTTCTTGCAGGTGAACTCCACCAGCACGCGGTCCAGCCCGCTGTCCTGCACGGCCTTGAGCGTGGCAATGATTCGGTCATCGTAGTCAGCGGGTGGCCCGCCCTCCACCTCCTCTTCGAAGGAGCGTGCCTCCTGCAGGCTAGAGGGCAGAGACTCAGGCTTCTCGCCCTGGAAGCTCAACAGGTACTTGCGCTTGGCAGGCACCTGTGGGGGGATAGCCAGGAAGTCGGGCTCAGCCATGGCGTGCACCAGCGGCGACACCACCAGGTCAAAGCCCGGCCGGTACTGGGCGGCATAGAAGGTGGCCTGGGCCACCATGGCCCGGCCGGTACTGACGTTGTACAGCGGGTTCCGCGCGTCCGGCCCGCGTGCCAGGCTCAGCAGCATGTGGTTGCGCCCGTCGCTCCGCCAGTGCGGCAGGGCTCGGAGGTGGTGCTCCAGCTCGGCGGACGGCAGCCCCACCGACTCCTCCCGCAGCTCGCCGACCAGGGCCACGTAGAGGCAGGCGATGTCTGCGTCCTCTGTCACGTACACACTGGCCTGGGCAGCAGCCTGGAAGGCCTGTTTGACCAAGGGGTCCAGCGCGGCACCCCAGGCTGTCCGGTCGCTGTCGTAGACGTAGACCGGGAAGCCCGAGGTGAGCGGGCAGCGCGAGTAGTCGAAGCAGTTGTGCAGGCGACAGGCGCGGGGAGCCCGGGGCGGCGGCAGGCCGGCGCCGCCACCACCGCCACCATCATCCCGCTCGGGCAGCAGGCGAATGGGGAGCGAGAGCTTGGGCTGGTTCTGGGCCATGAGCTCCTTGTACGAGTGTTCCGTCTGGCTGATGACGTTCTTGAGCTGCAGCAGGTCCTGCTTGGCACTCTCGATGCTCTTCTTGCAGGCCTCGATGCGCAAGTTGAGCCGGGCGATCTCGCTGTTGAGTTCCTGCCGCTTGGCCTCCAGCTGCAGCAGCTCCTCACTCACAGACTCGCGAATGCGGCACAGGTCCAGCACGTGCTTCACTTCGCACAGCTCACCGCCCGCCCGCGGCCCAAAGATGCGCTTGCCTGCCTCGTCAGCCTCGTCCAGCGTGGTGAGGTAGTGGTGTGCGATGAGCGGGAAGCCCACGAGCAGCAGGAAGAGCGTGACGCTGAGCCAGGTGAGGCGGCTGCGCGTGGAGCACCAGAGCACCCACGCGTGGCCTCCGCAGGCCCCGGCCCGCAGCATGGTCGGGGCCGTCACGGACTCCTCTCGGGCGGCTGCCGCTGCCGCCGCAACCTCACGTCGGCTCGCTCCCCATCACCGGCAAGCACGGCAGGTGGCACAGTCCTGGGGGCGCCCCGGCAGGCACACTTCACTCGCGGGAACTTCCCGCACCGGGGACCAGGCACAAGGGGGCGGTCATGGTGCTCGGTGGGCTTGGGCATGATCACCGAACCCCGGCCTGCAGCACGGCCGTCCAGACTGCCCACCGGTGCTCATGGCCTTCCTCTGGAGCCCACGGGGCGAGGAGCGGCCGACACAGGGACCCTGTGGTCGGACGGAGCAGTCAGCGGTCATCACTGACACTCCATGGCCTTGTTGGCCCGCCACCAGGCATGGTTCCTCTTCCTCATCCAAGCAGGGGCAGCTGCTGGCCAGGGGACACTCGGGTCTGCGGGAGAAGAGAAATCGGCGTCAACGAGGAGGCGCAGCTCAGCGGCTCACCTACCCATGCCAGCCCAGCACCAGCAAATGCACAAAAGCTTCCTGCTGCCCCAGACTGAGCCAGCGGCCACCAGGGCTGTGGAAACATTCTGGCCAGGACAGGCTTTCTCCGTGTGAGGGATTCCACTCGGGGATGGCTGAGTCATTTTGAACACATGCACATAGACACAgagacacaacacacacacagatacacacaccaTAAGACAGACATATAATATAGACACACCAAACACAactcacacagacacaccacacaaacacagagacagacGCATGTACATACCACACAGGgatacacacatagacacacagacacaccacaCATGCAGATGTAGACACAGACCCACGAGACACACCACAGAGCACAGAGGCACACAGAAAGACACACAAAGGTACACACAGACACATGTAGACACGCACACCACACAGGGGCAGGCACACACAATACAGATACACAGCAAATAGACAAACACACCTCAAATAAGCATACACACATAGATACTACACAAagatacacacgcacacacataccacacaggtatacagagacacagaaacatgCCACACAGATACGTCTACAGAGACACATACACTACAGAGACACAGACatatgcagacacacacacacacacacacacacacacacacacacacacacacacaccccacagacAGCCTGAAGGTTCATCACGGCGGAGAGTGTAAGTGCTTGCACAATCATGCTTCCGGTCAGGCATCTTCAGAGAGaaattccctcccctccccagccCCAGAAGCGACATCCACATCTACACAGACATAAAAGTACCCTTAATTAAAATTAGCAGCTCGATGGCCCCTGGGAGCCGCCCTGATCAATGATCCTGATGCCACACGCCACATGTAATGGCATGGTCCCCAGGTGGGTGGCAGAGTAAGGACAGTGGCCCAATCAGAGAAGAGGTGACTTGGCCTTAGCTCCTGCCGCAGCCTCACAGCCACCTCCCAACAACCAGGCTGAGTGGGTCAGCAGGGCCTTGGGTCACACATGGCCTGGAAGTGAAGGAGTGTCATCCATAGCTTGTAGCAGGTATCCCCGCATGGTCCCCCCAATGGCTTATCTTCTCCACACCCATCATAGCAGACACTGAACTCCAGGTCTCGGGGGCCAGAAAACACTCCAGGGTCGTTCAATGGTCTTACATAGTCCATGAGAACTTGTTAAGGACGACAGCAGAAAGATGCCAGAACATGGAGGAACACTGAGCATGGAGGCTTCCCTGCACCCAGGGGCTGAGAGAGAAACACACAATACTGCCCTGCACCCATACCTGTTTGAGGGAGACAGAGGGGTAGTCCTGAGATTTAAACGAGACTTGATGCAGGGTTGGAGGACAGCAGAAAGGGGATGGCAGCTGCTCTGCATGTGCTGACTTGgggccaatccctggcatcccaaagagtgttctgggcaccaccaggagtgactgctgagcacgaagccaggagtagaagtaacccctgaccactgccacgTGTGGCTCGAAGTAAAAGTTGTAGCATGCCAGTGTTACAGAAGGcaggaatggggccagagagatagcatagcagtagggcgtttgccttgcacacaacccatcTGAGAAGGACCCggattcgattcctgacatcccctaaggtctcccaagcttgccaggagtgatttctgagtgcagagataggagtaacccctgagtgccaccgggtgtggccccaaaacaagacaacaacaaaaaacagaaggCCAGAGTGAGCAGTGCAAggcatatggccccaaaactcaaaaatccAAATGATGGGAAAGACCCCAGCTGGCCAAGCTGGCTGATCCTGAAATCCCACCCAGTCACCATTCTTTTCTTCAGAGGTTAGAACCTCTCTTTTTGTCTTCCATAGGAGACTCTTTTGGTCACAAggtaaaagaaagaggagaggaaaggggaggggaagaaagagaaagagaggagaggagaagagggaagagggggaagggaagggaggggaggggaagggatgaaagaagaggggaagggagggaaataaaagaagagacgaggggaggggaggggaagagagaagagggggctGCTGGGGTATATGCCCCTCTTACCACGGCTtctggctccttccttcctttctcttgacACACAGAATGTCACTCTTCCACGTGCAGTTTCTTGGAGCAGTGAACTGCTGGAGAAGAATGAAAATGGGTGTGTTGTTAAAACAGTctagaagggcccagagagatagcacagcggcgtttgccttgcaagcagccgatccaggaccaaaggtggttggttcgaatcctggtgtcccatatggtcccccgtgcctgccaggagctatttctgagcagacagccaggagtaacccctgagcaccgccaggtgtggcccaaaaacaaaaacaaaacaaacaaacaaacaaaaaaagtctagaAAAGGGAATGCTGTTAGATCATTCTAGACAAAGGTTGTTATTGAATATTCTAGAAAAGAGCACATTGCTAGAACACTCTAGAAAAGGACATGCTGTTAAGGACATTTGCTGTTAAGGACATTCTAAAAAAGGACATGTTCTCAGGGTATTCTAGACAATGGTTGCTGttagaacattctagaaaagaACATGCTGTTAGAATATTCTAGACAAAGGTTGCTGTTGAACATTCTAGAAAAGGGCACATTATTATAACATTCTAGAAAGGAACATTCTTAGAGTTCTTAGAGTATTCTAGACAAGGGTTGCTGTTAGAACATTCTAAAAAAGAACATgcatttggggccgggtaggtggcgctggaggtaaggtgtctgccttgcaagcgctagccaaggaaggaccgcggttcatcccccggcgtccaatatggtacccccaagccaggggcgatttctgagcacatagccaggagtaacccctgagcgtcaaacgggtgtggcccaaaaaccaaaaaaaaaaaaaaaaaaaaaaaaaggaacatgcatttggtcacaatgaaaattattttaaaaaaacaaaaaaggatatgctgctagaatattctagaaaagaaaatgctgttAGAACATTCTAGAAGAATTGCTGTTGAGCATTCTAGAAAAGGATATGCTACTAGAACATCTATACAAGGATTTCTGTTGAACATTCTAGAAAAGGGCACGTTCTTAGAACATTCTAGACAAGGGTTATTGttagaacattctagaaaaggACATGCTATTAGAACATTCTAGATAAGAGCATGCTGTTAGGACATTCTAGACAAGGGTTGCTTTTGAACATTCTAGAAAAGGGCATACTGTTAGAACATTCTAGAGAAGGGCACACTATTAGAACATTCCAGAAAATGTTTGTTATAACATTCTACACACTGTTAGAATATTCTAGGAAAGGGTATGCTATTAGACAGCTCCACACCAAAGGCTGAATGAGTCTGGCCAGCCTGCCCATCAAGACAATGGAGCCAAAGAGACTACGTGTGTAAAAAGGGGTGACAGATGCCCCAGGACACAAAGCACCTGACAAGGGTCCCTGGGAGTGGCCTGAGTGGGATAAGCCAAGACATGGAACGCAGAAAGGCCCTTAGAGCAGGCACCAAGTCAGTTGCAGAGGGAATGACTGAGTGGACTTGTTTTCAGATAAAGAGGAAATTGGGGCCTCAAGGAACCCTGCCCTACAGCCCACCCACACACAACCCCTGCAATGAGTCACAGTCCCAGACAGAACTGTGTCCTCTACCAACTCTTCCTCTCAGAACCAAATCCCTCAGTTTTGGAACCTTCCTCCCGTCTGCAGAGGTCTTTCATACTGCCTTCCTATGTCCTAAGCTTGCTTTAAAGAGTAAATTCCAGAGCAAAACATGACATGAAGTGGGGAAGTGGAAGAGCAGAGAGAGGAGAgcggagagaaaagagagggaagaaatacaggagagagaaaaggagagaggggagaggaggagatcGCACACAGAGGGAGGTAGGACCGGCTGAATTCAGGCTGAGTCCACACAGATAGCTCTGAGGTCCAATTTGggatggaggaaaggaggagagagcaGGACAGAAGTAGAGAAGTGGGCTTTGTACCCTCAACCCCTCAGTGGTATTCCCAGTCAGAGTGACTAAACTGAGTGCCAGAGTTCTGGAacgttccttttttttgtttttgtttttgtttttgttttattttattttatttggtttatttggtttatttttgtttttgtttttgttttattttattttatttggtttatttggtttattttggaaCGTTCCTTTTTGCACCTCAGCAGCCATCAGAAACTCCTGTGGGTGCCTCTGCTGCAGGAAATAACGAGGCACAGGTCAGGTGTTGGTCCAGGTGCTGGGTGCCCCCCCCCTGCAACGCCTGCGGCGGGGGTGTGGTGGATGCCTTGGCCTTGACGTAACTCTGATCTGACTCAGAGTTCCAGGAACACAAACAGGATGGCACAGCACATGTGAGTTCTGCTTCTCTgcatagatgatttttttttgagccacacagaagatgctcaggggtccacaTAGGGCCGTGCAGACGAAGGAACCCTGAACCCCTGCGTGCAAAACTACACTTGAACCACCGTGCCATTCTGAAACCAGGTAGGTCATTCTCTGTTCTACTGTGACCTGTGACTGTGGATAAGGAAAAACTGGCATCTCAATTCAGAACTCCAGGACTTACAACAAAAACTATGtccccttttgtttgtttatttggagaccacacctggagatgctcagagcttactcctggctctgcgctcctggcagttctcagggaacaCTATGGGATCCAACCCGTATCAGCCATGTCTAAGGCTAATACCCTCTGCACGGTGCTTTGCTCTGGCCCAAGACATTCATATTCCAAGTGTTCTAGAGGGTTGGGAGAGGGCACAGTAACTAAGGCTTTGCAGGTCAAGAGCTTGGTTCCCAGAGCCATGCACACGCACCCCTGAACCTGGTAGCTCAGAGTAACGACCACACACTGCCCATGGCATCTGGTGCATGCAGGAACAGGCAACTGGAGTCTAGAAGTCCTGATGAAAGCCAGAGAGGTGCCAGACCACAGCAGAGTATGAAATCCTTCAGGCGAGTAAATACTCACCACGGACCAGGGGACACAAGCCAAGAAGATTATGACCCACTGAGCACTCATGGGACAACTCATTATGACAACCGAGCACCCACGGGCTAACCCAGACAAGA
The Suncus etruscus isolate mSunEtr1 chromosome 4, mSunEtr1.pri.cur, whole genome shotgun sequence genome window above contains:
- the EXTL3 gene encoding LOW QUALITY PROTEIN: exostosin-like 3 (The sequence of the model RefSeq protein was modified relative to this genomic sequence to represent the inferred CDS: deleted 3 bases in 2 codons) encodes the protein MLRAGACGGHAWVLWCSTRSRLTWLSVTLFLLLVGFPLIAHHYLTTLDEADEAGKRIFGPRAGGELCEVKHVLDLCRIRESVSEELLQLEAKRQELNSEIARLNLRIEACKKSIESAKQDLLQLKNVISQTEHSYKELMAQNQPKLSLPIRLLPERDDGGGGGGAGLPPPRAPRACRLHNCFDYSRCPLTSGFPVYVYDSDRTAWGAALDPLVKQAFQAAAQASVYVTEDADIACLYVALVGELREESVGLPSAELEHHLRALPHWRSDGRNHMLLSLARGPDARNPLYNVSTGRAMVAQATFYAAQYRPGFDLVVSPLVHAMAEPDFLAIPPQVPAKRKYLLSFQGEKPESLPSSLQEARSFEEEVEGGPPADYDDRIIATLKAVQDSGLDRVLVEFTCKNPPRPSLPTEWALCGTRQDRLALLRRSTFALLIAPGDPRLLSSAGGATRLFEALEAGAVPVVLGEQTQLPYHDVLQWSEAALLLPKPRVAELHFLLRSLSDGDLLAMRRQGRFFWETYFATAHSVVSTVLAALRTRLQIPAAPIREEPAAAIPHRSGKAAGTDPNLADNGDLDLGPAETEPPYASPRYLRNFTLTAAAIYRSWNVAPGPFHLFPYTPFDPVLPSEAKFLGSGTGFRPIGGGAGGSGKEFQAALGGNEPREQFTVVMLTFEREEVLMNSLERLNGLPYLNKVVVVWNSPKLPSEDLLWPDIGVPIVVVRTEKNSLNNRFLPWNEVETEAILSIDDDAHLRHDEIMFGFRVWREARDRIVGFPGRYHAWDLPHQSWLYNSNYSCELSMVLTGAAFFHKYYAYLYSYVMPQAIRDMVDEYINCEDIAMNFLVSHITRKPPIKVTSRWTFRCPGCPQALSHDDSHFHERHKCINFFVKVYGYMPLLYTQFRVDSVLFKTRLPHDKTKCFKFI